The Cololabis saira isolate AMF1-May2022 chromosome 18, fColSai1.1, whole genome shotgun sequence genome contains the following window.
aaaatgaacgaCGGAAACTTCATAACACATCTTTATTTTACTACATATATAAGTTACATACATGGCTATACAAACATGCTATACTGTACATCTGATGATTCATGTAAATTTACAGActtcattttaaataaaaagatccAACAACCCAGATTTaataaaagtggattttgttCTATATACAGTCAGCATTTAAAGTTTTAGTACACCTGATAAGAAAGCTCCAATAATGCTATCATTACCCCTGCAGGTAATTAAAGCAACTCTATGTAATAATAGCACCTTTGACCACATGGAGGCAGCATGTCAGAATGTAAGAGAGAAAGTTAAGCCACTGTGTTAAGTTTGCACTTGCATACTTGGTAAGTACAAGTCAAGAGAAGGTACTTTGTAGGATGCAGTTCAGTCTTTCTGCGGTTGGAACGGCAGTGAACTTGATCACAGTTCTGCTAGCAGTCTGACGCATACTCAACAACAGCTTCATTTAAAAGTTTAAATTAAcattataaattaaaaacaaatgcaggATAATAATAAAACCTGAAATGTACTGTTGACTCCCCTTGCAAAAGTGTATAATCTTTACTTTGTATGTGTTTTTCAATAGTTACAAGTTTTTGTACTTCAACGGTTATAAATAAAGTTCTGCAGATGAAGGAAACACAAGATTGTATAAGACTGTCCTTGATAAATTAAATGCAAAATGTATTCAAGGATACATTTCCAATGCTGGCCTATGCAGTCTCGATAAAGTGGCTACTAACagtggctatatatatatatatatatcctttatttaaccagttaAAAAACTCATTGAcattaaaacctctttttcaagagtgatctggccaaaatggcagcataaaaacaatacaacaatacatacatacaaacactaCTACTACGACAAATGCTACTACAAGACATGCCAACCCGTCGAATCAAAAGTGTCCCTACATTAAGCATTTTTCCAAGAGCTGTACGGCCATTGCTCACCATTTGCGTGTTATTTACAATtcaaatgaaggaaaaaacacaTCTGCTACCATCAAATAAGAGGGAGAACTAGTCTCGCTACAGTTTGGTATGTATCATCTGTAAATATCTACTATAAATAACTTTCACTGTTAATATTCAACATCAGACCTCTATTATTAACTTTCCTTGTTTCCAGAGCAACTTTCTACATTTCTGTAAGTCTATGAACATTAATCCAAACATTAATGCAAACTCTAGTCTAGAACTGTTATTTTGTGGGAAACAAATGGAACTGCACATGAACAAGTTGAGGTTTCCGTCTCCAGTCTGAAAAGTAGAAATAATAGAAACAGAGTTGACAGAGCTCCAAATTTATACACTGGATATCTTTATGAGTCTAAAATGTCATCTGTGATCTGCTCGCAGCCACAAGTCAAACTAAAACCATCTATCGTATCGCAGGACTAACCTTCTTCATCATTTGCTCTTATAGTCTGTAGTTGAAGTGCCTTTCGTCATGCTGTCACTCTTATCCCCTGATTTTTTCTGAAAGGAGACAAATGTAATAGTTATAGATTTCATCACCATAGCAAGTTCGTTCAGTTTTTAATGGAATACTCACCCGTATCATCTTAATCAACTCCTCTCTGACCTGAATATGACACAAAAGAGATACATCATAGAGCAATAACCTTGAAAAAGTCCTTTACATCCCGAGTACACAGTGAACAACAAGCAGCATagtttttggacatttctttctctctttcatgATGCGCCCTGTGACATCAGTTTGAACTTTAATCTATTGCAAATCAAAACCAATTTCTGAGAACCAAAACCCAAATTCTGTAACCAAGAACTCAAACTCTCTAACCAGGAGTGCGAGCAACCTTCTCAGTTACACTCTGCTCCTCATCCGTCCCAAAACCATCTCCGTCTTTCTTAGGTGAGCTTTCGCTTTTTTGCGGTTTTGATTCTGAAACAAGTGTCAAATCCGCGCCGTGATAATCTACAGCAGAAAGGCGGGACATAGGCGAGATCTGGCAGCTCATTGGCTACTGAATGACTGAGCGCCTTATGTGGACGTCAAAACTTACTTAACGCGGTCATGGAGAACCAAGAGGCAGCGGTAGgttgttaatatgtttcttCTTTATCACAAACGATAAAGTTGTCAGTGTCGTTAATAATATTAACAACTGATCTCCATCAGCGTGGACATGAGGCACTGAGTCATGGGTAGCTAATGAGCTGCGAGATATTGCCTACGTCCCGCCTCCTCGCTGTAGATTGACGCACCGCTACTTTGACACTCGTTTTCAGACTTTTCAGAattggaagaagaaaaaactcaaCTGAGAGACATTGTTTAAAAACTGAGATTGTTTTAAAACTGATATTGAGAAAAGAAGATGATTGCGCTATCACAGTTTTGAGATGTTGATTTCTTGGTCACAGATTCTGGGTTGTTCTCAGATTTCTTGATTCACAGTAGATTTGGCTTTCAAATGACGCCGTAGTGCCCAGTCTCATCttcaataaattagtaattATACTTACAAAGATGTCTTCCCGCTGTTAAAAATCCCTGACTTACCTTCTGCTCTGCAATACAGCCTGTTAGCAAGATGAAAAGCCCCTGCAGGAGAAGGAGTGAAGTGTGGAGTGGTGAGTGTATGTCTGTACATAACATTTATCTTCTCATATTTCTCAGATGAATTTCTCTTATATTCCACCAGCATTATTTGTTAATGTCCAAtgataaatgtattatttttacacCTCTATCGTCAGTTTGTACTGATCAGGTTCTATGTTTGTACCAGCAGTCTTTTCATAGACTTTCTGTGAAATGACCTCAGTCTGTCACTTAAGTGAAGTAATGTTGTTTTAGTCTTTTCAGAAGATAAAATAGTGATTCATTTTGGTGTTAGTCGATTTAACCAAGTGATTTTGCCTACACACATATTCTGCTCCAACTTAGAGCTCTTTAGATTCACATAATTTTGTTCCCTAATAAACATTTACACTCCTTGCCATTTAATTATAAACGTAGGTTTCCTTAAAATTGAGTTTTTACTTGTGTGAGAACTGCTATCACATTACCTGCAAAGAATTGAGGATAGTGAAACTGTACAAAGCAAAGTAATACATCTTGTTGTCTTCGTCCAGAATTTGAAGAAAGAAGCCAATAGCCCATGTTACTCCAAAGACGGGGGTTAGGAAGACCACCACTTTGAGGATGCTTTTGGCCATCTCCTTCTCATCTGTCTTGCTGCTGTCAGGCACTGAGGTCTTCATTAGCGTAAAGATGACAACCACCATGGAGAAGAGATTCGCCAGAATAATGGTTCCCACGGGGAGGATAAAAGCGTGAATGGAGCCCACTAAAAGGCTTTCATAAACAAGCCAGCAGGTGTTCCTATTGTAGTAGTCCTTCTGGGTGTATTTGTAGTACACATAACTAGCCCCCACAAGTAGGATTGGCAAAACATAGCCCAAAATGCTAGAGAGGAACATGAAAACCCTTTTCCTCAGGGGGCTGAAAACAAAGATGAGCTGGTGGACGAGCAAGACACTGAGGCACAGCATCCAGGTGAACATGGCCAAGTAAAACACATGCTTGGACACGGTTAAAACTAGGCACCAGCTGTCAGGGAGGATCTTGGGATTGGTAGAAGCCAAAAAGCTGCAATCAGCGAGCAAGCGGAACACTGCGATGTTCACCACGGCTGTGTGGCGGAAATGTGAGAGGTTGGTCTTGATCACAGCTGACCACACCAGAGACTCAATGATGAGAAAGATCAGCAGGCAGGTAATGGATACGGCAAGGCCCACATTGGTGATAATATCAAGGATTTTAGACGAAGCTTTGTCAGATATTTCTCCCTTGGACATGAGGATGGAGAATGAAGTCAGGTGGTTGCACTCGCAGATGGTTTGGTTGTTTTTGGTGGTGTTGAGGGTGCATCCAGTATCCGACCAGTCTTCCAGCGTGGTGTCCCAGAAGACGCAGAAACGTTGATTGGAAAGTTGTTGCCCGTCAGGGAAGGCCAGATTAATCCCGATGCCCGAATCGCTATTGTTCACAAGAGTGGCTGACACCAAGAGGTCGGTGCGCTCCGTTCCACGAAAGCCGTTCTTCAATTTATCCATTATATTCTTCACAGCTGTGACTTTTAATGTTCCTTTAGTCATGTTCAGATTTATGCCGATGTCAAATGCCGTCACATTGCAATCAGCGTGTGTGCAAAATCTGAGCTCCAGGTTTGAACTGTTGAATCCCTCACTCGTGTTGGTCCTGATGTTCTTCACCAGATTTTCCACAGACAGAAGGTATTTTGATGACATATTGTACCGAACCGAGTCGTTAGCCCTCCTCCAGGTGGAATTTAGCACATTGCTTGCTGCATCAACCAAACCCTGAAACAGAATTTTTGGAAACacaattttgtgaaaaatgtgtttctataagtctgatgaaaaaaaaaaacaaacaaaacttttttcacaGATAATCATCACTTATCATATACTTATTATCAGCTACTCTTAATGGGGCTGCAAGTAATTCTTGAAGCATGtttcaacaaaactacacaTTTGGACACAATACTTCTGCAAACACCAACTTTTAATTTTACAGCTAATTTGAGAAAACTTGTGGTAATGGTTTCGTTGTTATGATGAGACTCACAGGTGATAATTcggttgggatttttttttttttatggatttTATGATTTGCTGGCCTAGTTCCTGCTCAGATAGTCATCAGGGTGTGAAGTGGATCACTTCCACGTTTTTCCTCAGCAGGTAATGACCACCCAGCAGATGGATTATATAGACAAAAGTACACTGTTAATGATTGTATGAAGGTGTTTCAGTCAGATTTGTTACTACGGCTGTTTTAACTCAAGCACCTAGTCATGCAGTCTTGATTGTGATACCACACGCATTGATCTGAAGAGCTCAGAGACTTCAGGCGGGGTACTGTGATAGGATACCAACTTTTCAGTGATGTAGTTTGTGAAATTTTATCCACGCTGAATATTTCGCAGTCAAGTGAAATTTATGTTATGAGAAAGGGGAAGAAACAACAGCAACTGGGTTGTGAAGCAGGAGACGCCATAAAATCCCGGAGCGAGGTCAATGGCTGCTGAGGAGTATGGTGTGTGTGAAAATCGCCAATGCTCCGTCATTAAAATAAGGACAAAAGCTGTGCAGTGGGAGCTTCATGCAATGTGGGATGCTAGGAGCATGTTACCTGTCTGCTGCTGCACAGTTTGAAGCATAGCATTGCCCAAAATGTCTTGGGATGCTGAAGGATTAAGATTGCTGTATGCATGGGAAACCCTAATTATCCCTCCACCACTAAACTTCACAGTGGGCACAATGAAGTCAACTTGGGGAATGTGGTTTTCTATTCCTTCATGACTGTGCCCGAGTGCACCAAGCAAACATTATAAACACCTTTAATGAGTTTGGTTGGGAAGAAGATGGCTGGCTCTCACAGAGCTGAGCTAACTCAAATCTGGGCTATCTGAAATCTGGACAACTTTTGGTACAATACATTGGGAGGACAGACTTGACGTGGAGCTGGGCCTAAAATTGCAACAGCGAGCTTGCCAGGCAAGATAAATTAGATGGCATGTGAGAAAGAGTGTGTCTTGCTTCTTAAGTATGTATATTAACTAGATGAAGTGACTGGGAAAAACCACGCAGAGAGATGAATTCAAGCATAAACCTTGATGCGTCTGTTTGGTTGAACTTGCTCCCAAGGATCACCTCATTTATGGTTCACTTGCGGTACTGGAATGGATTTGTTGGCCAGGCCGGGCCCAAACATCAAGAGCAGGGCCTAATTTGGGTTTGGGCATGTGCTGTTTGTGCCAAATGTGGTGCAAATGTCATGAGGTGGCTTTTACATGTGTTACGGTAACTCCTGTAATGGAGCCGTAGATACGTGGTTAGGTAAATCCACCCACCTTGAGCCAACACTGCCAGTTAATGCCAAATTTGGGTCATAGAAACTGCTGATGTGGACTGTGTTTAGGTTAACACTATGACAGTAAACATGATAACATTTTCACCACAACTAAGCATGTTGGTCCATGTAACAGGGTGGCAAACTGTGGTAAAAAAGTTAATGCACATTAACTTTTTTTATGGCCAAGCCTGAACATTTTAGCTCAAAACTCTGCACATAttacaaaatatatttatttaaacttACGGGAAAGACGCCCTCTTCCAGGACAATATTTTTTGATGCGTCTGCCATTATACTAAAAATGCCGACAGAAGCGTTTATGTCGGCCAGATCGTCGCTGGAATTAGAACTTGATTGAGTGTTGTTCTTCATCCCTTCAAAGATGTTCTTAGCCACTTCCTCTGTCGCTCCCATTCCATCTAGGAAGttctaaaaataaaagaagcaaCAACAATTTGTTTCTTTATGCACATATTTACAATTATGTAGGTATATATaattatgtatatacatatatgtaaaaCTTCATTTGTCTGGTGGCCcaaaaaatattttctaccGTATGCGGATATATCCCACCTAAACATGAACAAATAACTTTACATGAATTGAAAAGTGTGtgactatttatttaattttaaaaggAGGGGGAAAGTGGTGAGCTCGTAGCCTTTAGCTGTTCGCTCACcccttttccctccttttttggGCTCTCTCTTTTCTATTATCTCCGATACTTCACAAACTTGCCAGACACCAGTGTGAGTCGTGGAAGATTATACGAGTAACAGGAAAAGAGTTGTATCAGACCATAGCCGAAAACGAGAAGCCGTGCGCGACTAGCGCTACCTGGCTAGATCAACGATGCACAATGAGACTTGGGTTGAATGGAGACACACAATTAATAAAGGCAATGGCCTGATAAATGCCTGTTGATTTGAGTGATTTAAGCAAATAATCGCCTGGACCTTTATTTGGTGTTTAACGGTATATgtctatatacagtatatataccagACGCAGCAAAGCAACTCCAAAACATAACCAAGCCTCCTTCATGTTTCACTGTAGCTACAATCTTCTTTTGTTTGAAGGCTTcagttttgtgtctttgaacaTTGAGCCAAACCATAcctcaagttttggatttaaaaatacgggaaATTTTCCGCCGCTCTCCCACCAGCCCAGCCGCGGtccgttattacattttaagacagatttacttacaaactacaattatgtgctcatagcctgataggccgacctttgttgacacggaaatgctgtggacattcctatgtatgtaattcctataatagagcctaaataaaaacacaaaggggaattaaagcacatttatttattttaaatattttcagtttatatacacatggATTTTcttaaagtgaaacatttacattttctttctatttgtcattttcactgatgtggctctctggcaggtgctgctgacggacatcggCCCGTCCCCCATCAGAGACAATAAAAAAGCAGTTACACATCTTTCAGAACTTCTAACTGTTCTGTTCcccgtcctgctcctctttaggaaaggaAATTGGGATTCTCATTTTTAGATttgagatatttacacaaagtcttcTCTTTTTGGGCAGAAACgtcttctctctcgttacatccatccatctctctgatttgttgttcggAGTTTGTTCCAGTTGTTGCcgctaacctcgcgagaactgccacccaggctacagcaggtggcagttctcgcgaggctagtgacaattcagtttgctctttaaaaattattatattataaaacggtaaATTTATGGGAagatactaatacgggaggagggcgggaaagaggggtgaaatacggtagtttcccggccaaaacgggagactggaCAGGTACTGTATGATTGAGCTGATGTGACTTCCCAAAAATACCATCTCCCAGGAAACTTGTGATTCGTCAGTATGGATTTTTGACAATTTCCAGCCTGGCTTTTATTGATGAttagcttttttccccctttctaaTCTCCTCTGTCAAGTCTCTTCTTTGCTTCCTCTGCTCCATGTTCGGGTGTGGTGAACACCATAATACCAAACAGCTGTGACgtcttttaaccctttaaatagtCCGACTGACTGACCGAAGGATGATTAAGCTTGTGAAGCTGATCACACTCCCACGATTGAACGTGTCACTGTGGTCAAATTATTTTCAATCTTTTCTAGAGTGCACAGCTAATTTCTCCATGCCATTTTCATTAGTTTGACCCTTTTAACAATTCTGTTGAACCAAAACTgggtgtatgtacagtatgtgtactGGCATCTCCGTCTACAGTTGGAATTAAATACTTTTCACCTGTCAATACCTGTCAACCTGACAGCAGACATAGATAATCAGTCTAAGTTGTATCACAGTTTCACATCTGAAATGGCATTCTACTTGTTAGTGTAAGAAGTAAAACCAAACTCACTTCAGCTGCATCGGAAATTTTGCTCAGCTCCTCGTTGACACAGTTGGAGAACACGTCCTGCCACGTGCCGGGTTTGTCACAAGTACGTGACTTATATCCAACTCTGCCTTCTGCGCATGTTCGATTTATCACTGTTGCGCCGGCTGGAGATTTTGGCCAAATGTCTCCATTTAaggtttcttcttcacaaaatgATTCACCAGCTTGGCAAAagacaaaaagtaataatataatTCTACACTACAGTTAACTAGTTGAACTTTAAAGTAGTTTAAAATCAGTTAAAAGGATTGGGTACCGTAGATCACTGGGATATCCACTTCCGCTGTTTTTCTTTGGTTCATATTGTTTAAAACAGTAATATACACACGATGTGGCTCCTCAGTTTTCTCGCAGCTCACAGAACTGTCATAAGTGAAGCTAAATTGACCTTTTgctgcacaaaaaacaaacaaaaaaaacccaaaaacagaATGTTAACATCATGATCAATTTTGGATGTACAGTTTAGACATTATGCGGGAATAAGACGGGAATTGTGTAAATGGATTACAGCTAAGCCTTTCTGGGAATAAGGAAGAAGAAGACACATGAGAAAAAGGATTTGGCTTGTTCGACCTGTTTCAGttgtttcaggtgtttcctTCTCACTGCTGGTCCATCTAACTTCATATTTTGCAGTGTTATTCGGGATGGTTGCTGTGACCTTTACAACTTCGCTGCTGCCGTCCAAGCAGTCTGCGACGAGAGGTTCGATTGCCAGGGTAATGGTGTCGGGCAGGGGAGCCACATCCAGCCGGGTCCTGGCTGTGTGCCTGACTGAGCCGGTAGTGAATCCACACTCATACATGCCTGTTGGGAACATGTAGGCGAATAACGCAAACGAGTCTGCTAAGAAAAGCTTCGAGACAGTCTTTAAATGACTCAACATCAAATTGTAAGCGTGAAATAAGACAGTTGTGATATCTGAAGCTCGACTCGTCGTTTAATCTGAAGCTTGGGTTCTAGTTTCATCATTTTTTGCAATGTGCTCCAAAAAGAAATGTCACAACCAACACGAGAGGTCtcttttttctgtgtgtttgcTTAAACCTGATACAGGTAAGTCTCAACATCAGTCTTAGTCATTTGTTTAACATAAGAAAACACATATCTTAAGCAACGCTATAATTTGCTGTTAAGTCTCAATAATTGCATTTCCTTTACCACTAGAACTGAGAAAAAAACTAatcatcacaaagaaaaacctgtcaaATGTCGCAAAAGACCTTCTAATACTTTCACAAGGTGGTTTTCCAGACATGTCGACAGTCCAGTTTAGCACAAAAGTGTAGTGGAAACACCTATAGCGCATTTGCACGTCTCCGGCAGTCCTGGATGAGACATAGTCAGTCGAtataaagtcatcaaaatctgcTTAACAGCTGTTTTTGGTCTCGTTGATGTGGTGCAGTTGTGCCATAACGCTGCTTAATCACTATGCAATACTGTATTACATAACAGatttcacataatttgaatgatCATTTGATTGATCATCCGCTGGACGAGATTCTAGGAGAGTCATAAAAAGATCTTtaaaggcctttaaatgtccgGCACTGTTGGGTCTGTGCTCAGAGATGTCAAAGTCTGACAGGTAGACTGGACTTCGGATGACTCTGTACCAGTCTGCTGTGGTGAAGAGAGAACTGAGCAAAAGCCAAGACTTTCTCTTCACCAGTCAGTTTGGCTCCTGTCCTCACTGATGAATCGTGGGTAGAAGCCAAAGGAATGAGGTTGCAAATACATGGAGGTggatttcctctgcagggtgacTGGACAGGAGTCGGTGGATCAGGTGTTTGGTTAGGGTGCCTGCCCGGGTCTTCCTGGTGGAGCTGGAAGAAGAAGCTGGGGGTCTCGGTTTAGGCTTCTACCCCTCTGTCCTAAACCCAGTGGAAAGGGAAGATAgcggatggatgggtggatgcaaCATCTCTCTATATCTTTTTATGCAACAGTTCTCGCATGCATTGTGGGCTGCGATCCAGCCGACCTTGAGTTGGAGGCTGCTGGTACAGATAATGGATCGATGGATGCTGTAATGTGCTGCTCCTGTTTACGACTGACTCTGGGCTTTTCGCGACACTGCAATATCGTCCAACCAACACCCACGCACATGTCAAATCCCCAAATCACCTTTAATCTTTAACAGAAGGATGAAGCTTTTACTTGCCTGCCCAGATGCCTGTCACCTTCTTGAGGGTAACCCCAACACAAGATTTGGACACAGGATCTGCACACTTGAGGTCTAGTACGACTTGATCGCCATTGTTGAGCTCAAGGCGCTCAAACTCTTTGCTGATGTTCCAGCCAGCTTGGTCTGTGGCCTCCTCAAATGTGCATTTAAGGTTTTGCTCGGAGTCATACTTCACCATGCCTGTTAGGTTAGTTATGTTGACCATCCCTGTGTAGACAGAGGATTATAAATATATAGagtaaaaaataagtaaaagattTTAGTCCAAAGAAACACACATCAGAACATCTGCCTCAGCTGCTGTGATGCATAACGGACATGTCGCTGGATAAGTGAACATTACAGTCAACAATTCTGGGAGAATACTGGTTTTTCCAGGTGGATGAATacaatacaatgtattttttCCTAAGCTTAGCTTAAATATGGGACACCAACTCCAAGAGTCTGTTCTTTCACCAAACACTTAATGTTATTTGGTTGCCATCAACATCCTGGCCATTAGAAATATCTTCAGCAtgtgatatgctgcccccaGTTGGTCTGGAGTGTTATTGATTGatatctcttttttatttttatttcgaacataagcacaaaaaaatacataaattaacaaaacagcagaacaatTAAACAATAAcgtaaaaagaacaataataataattaaataataaattcaCCATTGTAAACAAAGTAGAAGAGAATTAGTtattaaatatgaaagaaaagaaaaaaacttgacATAGTTAAAGGTTGCACAAATTAATACTAagaattttataaatataaattgtgGTATACCCAAGTATAAATCACCTGAGTTATTTACCCTGGGTTGCTGTATTAATCTATATGTAAAAGACAGACATTATTTAGGATGTGAATTTATATCCCCCCGTGTATAATCCTAGTCATTATAAACATTCTTACTCAACGATATTTCTACACACATTAaagcatacatatacacatctACTTGTTTCAGTTCATATATGTATAGATACATGCATTTCCACATACATATATGCTCATATTTACACCCACAACCATACAAGTCCAGTCCAAACATaaacatgcatatacacacacacacacacacacacacacacacacacacacacacacacacacacacacacacacacacacacacacacacacacacacacacacacacacacacacacacacacacacacacacacacacacacgcaaataTACGTATAAACATCtacaaatacatatatttcCATACCCATAAGTACACTGCAAATTTCCctgctgtgggactaataaaggaatatcttatcttatcttatcttatcttatcttatcttatcttatcttatcttatcttatcttattttatcttacacatatacacatacatagcgTCCCTTTAAAGGATCACTGTGAAAAAGACAGTATGTCTCTTTGAAAAAATATGCAGTCATCACTCTTTCAATATGtttattcttaagtttctttTCTATAAAGGGAAAAAGCAAAGACACTgaaaagcattttattattattattgtgtaatattgatgcctcttgtgttttgcactatcccctttgctgctgtaatctggaaatttcccctctgggggactattaaaggatttcttatcttatcttatctttatcccacagctgttCATTCTGGCTTTGAAAAGGACACTTCCAAAAGTATCCCATAATTAT
Protein-coding sequences here:
- the adgrf3b gene encoding adhesion G protein-coupled receptor F4, which encodes MWSRVFIVLIGAVCIYQVITADIYIGEVMVESNVTLDANTILESWPPGLQLTLANAQSVTLQDIDVVAECVIIGPAYTCNCSAGYVWTNEVCYTYGCCSETTCEHNVSLISPVCIRADHVFLNGSIQLSSSWSSANTDHLRLTLETLNGVKSLNITESSEIGDFRLDATVRFNTSKLHEIVAKLETDLTPKAIAFDTYGMVNITNLTGMVKYDSEQNLKCTFEEATDQAGWNISKEFERLELNNGDQVVLDLKCADPVSKSCVGVTLKKVTGIWAGMYECGFTTGSVRHTARTRLDVAPLPDTITLAIEPLVADCLDGSSEVVKVTATIPNNTAKYEVRWTSSEKETPETTETAKGQFSFTYDSSVSCEKTEEPHRVYITVLNNMNQRKTAEVDIPVIYAGESFCEEETLNGDIWPKSPAGATVINRTCAEGRVGYKSRTCDKPGTWQDVFSNCVNEELSKISDAAENFLDGMGATEEVAKNIFEGMKNNTQSSSNSSDDLADINASVGIFSIMADASKNIVLEEGVFPGLVDAASNVLNSTWRRANDSVRYNMSSKYLLSVENLVKNIRTNTSEGFNSSNLELRFCTHADCNVTAFDIGINLNMTKGTLKVTAVKNIMDKLKNGFRGTERTDLLVSATLVNNSDSGIGINLAFPDGQQLSNQRFCVFWDTTLEDWSDTGCTLNTTKNNQTICECNHLTSFSILMSKGEISDKASSKILDIITNVGLAVSITCLLIFLIIESLVWSAVIKTNLSHFRHTAVVNIAVFRLLADCSFLASTNPKILPDSWCLVLTVSKHVFYLAMFTWMLCLSVLLVHQLIFVFSPLRKRVFMFLSSILGYVLPILLVGASYVYYKYTQKDYYNRNTCWLVYESLLVGSIHAFILPVGTIILANLFSMVVVIFTLMKTSVPDSSKTDEKEMAKSILKVVVFLTPVFGVTWAIGFFLQILDEDNKMYYFALYSFTILNSLQGLFILLTGCIAEQKVREELIKMIRKKSGDKSDSMTKGTSTTDYKSK